The following coding sequences lie in one Apium graveolens cultivar Ventura chromosome 3, ASM990537v1, whole genome shotgun sequence genomic window:
- the LOC141712851 gene encoding carbamoyl phosphate synthase small chain, chloroplastic yields MASRAMDYAIGGCNPLSAAGFCPNKARVRVFTVKCSSVSVATSGATVGLPEKPWKVADARLALEDGSIWRAKSFGASGTQVGEVVFNTSLTGYQEILTDPSYAGQFVLMTNPHIGNTGVNFDDEESQQCFLGGLVIRSLSISTSNWRCTETLGSYLAKRNIMGIYDVDTRAITRRLRQDGSLIGVLSTEDSKTDDELLEMSRKWDIVGVDLISGVTCKAPYEWVDKTDKEWDFNSSQREKEIFHVIAYDYGIKHNILRRLASYGCKITVVPSTWPASETLKMKPDGVLFSNGPGDPSAVPYAVESVKEIIGQVPVFGICMGHQLLGQALGGKTYKMKFGHHGGNHPVRNIRTGRVEISAQNHNYAVDPASLPNGVEVTHLNLNDGSCAGLAYPQRKLMSLQYHPEASPGPHDSDPVFEEFVKLMKQEKQNL; encoded by the exons ATGGCAAGCAGAGCTATGGATTACGCTATTGGTGGTTGCAATCCGCTGTCCGCGGCTGGGTTTTGTCCCAACAAAGCTAGAGTCAGGGTTTTTACTGTTAAATGCTCTTCGGTTTCTGTTGCCACCAGTGGTGCTACCGTTG GTTTGCCTGAGAAGCCTTGGAAGGTAGCAGATGCTAGACTTGCTCTTGAAGACGGTTCCATTTGGAGAGCAAAATCTTTTGGTGCTTCTGGTACCCAAGTTGGCGAAGTGGTCTTCAACACATCTTTGACAGG GTACCAGGAGATTCTTACAGATCCTAGTTATGCTGGCCAATTTGTGCTAATGACAAACCCACATATTGGAAATACTGGCGTTAATTTTG ATGACGAAGAATCTCAACAGTGTTTTCTTGGTGGTTTGGTGATCCGAAGTTTAAGTATTAG TACCTCTAATTGGAGATGTACCGAAACACTAGGTTCTTATTTGGCAAAAAGAAACATCATGGGAATCT ACGATGTTGATACTCGTGCAATCACACGTAGATTAAGACAAGATGGAAGCCTCATTGGTGTGCTCAGCACAGAAGACTCCAAAACAGACGACGAGCTTTTGGAAATGTCTCGTAAATGGGATATCGTTG GTGTGGATTTGATAAGCGGTGTCACTTGCAAGGCTCCTTATGAATGGGTTGATAAGACTGATAAAGAGTGGGACTTCAATTCCAGTCAGAGGGAGAAAGAGATTTTCCAT GTAATTGCATATGATTACGGTATCAAGCATAATATACTGAGGCGCTTGGCATCATATGGTTGTAAGATAACAGTCGTCCCGTCAACATGGCCGGCATCTGAAACTCTAAAAATGAAACCTGATGGAGTTCTTTTCAGCAATGGCCCAGGTGATCCTTCTGCAGTTCCTTATGCAGTTGAATCAGTCAAGGAAATAATTGGACAAGTTCCTGTTTTTGGGATTTGCATGGGTCATCAATTGCTTGGCCAAGCATTGGGTGGTAAGACCTATAAGATGAAGTTTGGTCACCATGGTGGAAATCATCCAGTTCGTAACATTCGGACTGGGCGCGTAGAGATAAGTGCCCAG AATCACAACTATGCTGTTGACCCTGCATCACTTCCCAATGGTGTGGAAGTCACTCACTTAAATCTTAATGATGGGAGCTGTGCTGGTCTCGCGTACCCTCAACGAAAGCTCATGTCTCTTCAGTACCATCCTGAAGCATCTCCAGGACCTCATGATTCAGATCCTG TGTTTGAAGAGTTTGTGAAGCTGATGAAGCAAGAGAAACAAAATTTGTGA